The genomic segment CCTTTACCGTCATCGGCAATTTCTATCACGATGTTTCCGCCGCGATGATAAGCCTTCAGGGTAATCATTCCTTTTTCTGATTTCCCCGCTTTGATTCTATCTTCCGTCGTTTCCAGACCATGATCTACTGAATTCCGGATCATGTGCACCAGCGGATTATAGATTTCATCAACCATGTTGCGATCGATTTCCGTATCTTCACCCACCAGTTCCACTGAAACATTTTTCCCCGCATTCTTGGCCAAATCCCGAACCAAACGGGACATGCGCTGAAACGTCTGCTTGATGGGAATCATTCTCAGACTGGTGGATACACGCTGCAAGGCTGAGGTAATCCGGAAAAACTGAGAAATATCCCGGGTCAGTCTTTTGTCGGCATTAACCTGATTTTTCAGATCCTGGGAAATCATCGACTGGGTAATCACCAGTTCGCCGACCATATCAATTAAATCATCCAGTTTATTGGTATCCACGCGGATCGTGGTTAAATCCGTGACCTGATCAACCTGTTTGCGCAATGCCTGTGATACCTGTTTGGGTTTGACGATGCCTTCTTCAATGAGAGTCTGACCGATTTTTTTATCCGGTGATGATGCATTTGCTTTCAGCGTCTGTTCCAGTTTTTCCTTGGAAATAATACCGTCATCCACCAGAATATCGCCGATTTTTTTACTGCCGGCTTCCGTATCAAAACCTTGCTCGATTCTGTGGATTCTGGTTGTCAGCGCGGGAATATCCAAATCAGCCGGCTCCTCTGTTTTCCCCTCCAGAACGTCCCGGAGTTGTCCAATTAATGTTTTCAGGACATCCGCACCATCCAGGACGACATCAATTAAAGGGGGCGTAACGGATATTTCACCATTACGGGTTTTGTCCAAAAGGCTTTCCAGATTGTGCGCCAGAGAACGGATTTTTTCCAGATTTAGAAAACTGGCTACCCCCTTGATGGAATGGAAAGGACGAAAAATGGCGTTAATATAATCTTTGTTTTCCGGTTCATTTTCCAGATTAAGAATATTGATTTCAATCTCTTCGATATATTCCAGGCCTTCAGCAATGAAGTCACGGGTAAGCGATTCATCCTGTATCTCGATTTTATCGCTGCTTTCCGGTTTATTTTCACTGGCCGCCTCCCTGATCTGATCCGGTTGATTTTCCGAATCATTGGAAACACTTGCCACACTGGCCACACCGGCCAGCGCACTGCTTTTGACAAGAAATTCCTGGATATTGCCGTCGTACTTACCCGTATTATTGTAGCTGTCGGCGATCTCCTGCATCAGGTGAATTCCGCTCTCCAACAGGCTTGCAGCCGTGTCTTTGTCGTCAATTCCGCCTAAAATGGTTTTTTCCAGGATCTGGGTCAGGCTGGACGCACAACTTCTTATGGGAGTGATTTTGAGTTTTTTCGCCTCATCCATAATCAGTTCAAGATGATTAAGCAACTTGCCTGCCATTGGAATATCCACATCTTTGGTATCCATAAAAAGATATTCCTGGGCCAATGTGTTTAAAAGTTTAATCAAATTTTCATAATCCATAATCACACCATTTTAACTATTTCTGAAGCGATCTTTTCGATTGAAACCACTTTATCCGCCGCGCCCAGTTTTATGGCTTCTTTGGGCATGCCAAACACAACACAGGATTTCTCGTCCTGCGCAATGGTACTTGCTCCCGCATTTTTCATTTCCAGCAATCCTTCCGCACCATCTGATCCCATCCCGGTCAATATGACGCCGATTGCGTTTGCCCCGGCATATTTTGCTGTTGACTTAAACAGGACATCGACCGCGGGACGCTGATGATGAACCATGGGGCCGGTTTTAACTTCCACATAATATCTTGCCCCGCTTCTTCTGAGAATCATATGAAAATTACCGGGCGCAAGAAGAGCTGTCCCCGGTGTAACTGAATCATTATCCTGGGCTTCTTTAACCGATATTTGAGAAAGGTCGTTGAGTCTGGCCGCAAATGCCGTTGTAAAATTGGCCGGCATATGCTGAACGATAACAATCCCCGGAGAATTAGGGGGCATTTTGGTTAAAACATTTTTCAGAGCTTCCGTTCCTCCCGTAGAAGCGCCGATCGCAATTACCTTGTTGGACGTTTGAGCCAGCGCACGAATGGGCTCCGCCGTTGCGGCGTCTTCTTGAACCGTTTCATCCCTTTTTGTAATTCTGACCCTGGACGCCGCCCGGATCTTATCCGCCAGTTGAGCCGACATATCACCAACGCTATAAGCCGTGCTGGGCTTGGCAATCACATCAACAGCCCCGATATCCATGGCTTCCAAAGTCAATTTTCCCCCCTGGGGAGTCAGAGAACTGACAATGATCGCCGGAATCGGATAGTACTTCATCAGTTTTCTCAGAAATGTCAGACCATCCATGCGCGGCATTTCAATATCCAGGGTAATAACGTCCGGCTTCAGGTTGACGATCTTTTCCCGGGCAATATAGGGATCCGGCGCCACACCAATCACCTGGATATCAGGATATTTCGAAAGCTCTTCCGAAAATACTTTCCTGACGATCGCGGAGTCATCAACAACGAGTACCTTTATTTTGTTCACTTTGCCGTCCTTCTCAGCATGGAGGAACCTGCCCTCTTTCAGTTTTGATGAATCGCGCTTTATTTCTGCTCGGTTTCCAGATTCATGGAAATGCCCAGATACTGGTCATCCGAATCAAATGTCAAATTCAAGATCGCATTACTATCTTTATCTTCATTGAATTTACCTGTTTTCCCCTCATACTCGGGAATCGATAAATCAAAGACCTGTGCTGAATCCAGTTTATTGAGAAAACTTCCGGCGATCATGTTCAATGCTTCTTTGGCGCAATCTTCCAGGGTTTTATCCGTTATATCCTTCGGCGCAAGACCAAGCATGTTTTGCACCATAAGGGACGCCACCCCCCTGGATAAATACGTCTTGATTTCTCCTTTGATTGGCCCGCTGAATTTAATGGATGTCACCATGTCATACTGGATATCTTCATCAAAAGGTTCAAGAAAAACAAAAAACATTTTTTCGAACACTTCAAAAATCGAGTTCATCAGCAGTTCTTGAATCTTCTTCGTATTGGCCATCTTTCCCGACTCCTATGACTTCGTAAAGAACCTTTTTGATTTCTTCCGGCAAAAAGGGTTTCTTGATAAAACCTTTCGCCCCGCGGGCAAAAGCTTCCTTCATTCGCTGATCAGAGCCTTCCGTCGTGATCATGATCACCGGGATTTCTTTCAAGGTCTCGTTTTTTGCCAATAGTTCAAGAAATTCGAGACCATTGACTTCCGGCATGTTTATATCGGAAATGATC from the Deltaproteobacteria bacterium HGW-Deltaproteobacteria-6 genome contains:
- a CDS encoding chemotaxis response regulator protein-glutamate methylesterase, whose product is MNKIKVLVVDDSAIVRKVFSEELSKYPDIQVIGVAPDPYIAREKIVNLKPDVITLDIEMPRMDGLTFLRKLMKYYPIPAIIVSSLTPQGGKLTLEAMDIGAVDVIAKPSTAYSVGDMSAQLADKIRAASRVRITKRDETVQEDAATAEPIRALAQTSNKVIAIGASTGGTEALKNVLTKMPPNSPGIVIVQHMPANFTTAFAARLNDLSQISVKEAQDNDSVTPGTALLAPGNFHMILRRSGARYYVEVKTGPMVHHQRPAVDVLFKSTAKYAGANAIGVILTGMGSDGAEGLLEMKNAGASTIAQDEKSCVVFGMPKEAIKLGAADKVVSIEKIASEIVKMV
- a CDS encoding response regulator; the protein is MSFNVLIVDDSNSIRAVIKKIVTISGFQMDNCLEAENGREAMELLAHNWVDVIISDINMPEVNGLEFLELLAKNETLKEIPVIMITTEGSDQRMKEAFARGAKGFIKKPFLPEEIKKVLYEVIGVGKDGQYEEDSRTADELDF
- a CDS encoding chemotaxis protein CheA → MDYENLIKLLNTLAQEYLFMDTKDVDIPMAGKLLNHLELIMDEAKKLKITPIRSCASSLTQILEKTILGGIDDKDTAASLLESGIHLMQEIADSYNNTGKYDGNIQEFLVKSSALAGVASVASVSNDSENQPDQIREAASENKPESSDKIEIQDESLTRDFIAEGLEYIEEIEINILNLENEPENKDYINAIFRPFHSIKGVASFLNLEKIRSLAHNLESLLDKTRNGEISVTPPLIDVVLDGADVLKTLIGQLRDVLEGKTEEPADLDIPALTTRIHRIEQGFDTEAGSKKIGDILVDDGIISKEKLEQTLKANASSPDKKIGQTLIEEGIVKPKQVSQALRKQVDQVTDLTTIRVDTNKLDDLIDMVGELVITQSMISQDLKNQVNADKRLTRDISQFFRITSALQRVSTSLRMIPIKQTFQRMSRLVRDLAKNAGKNVSVELVGEDTEIDRNMVDEIYNPLVHMIRNSVDHGLETTEDRIKAGKSEKGMITLKAYHRGGNIVIEIADDGKGLDKQKIINKAIKSGIIQTDENLSDQEIFKLIFMPGLSTAAKVTDVSGRGVGMDVVKRAVEKLRGKIEIESTIGEGTTFITRFPLTLAIIDGMIVKVGTESYILPTISIRQALRPTRASYTSVVGRGEMINAMGQLMPLIRMYDLFDIEPEHKEPWDAIVVVVDSESGSRCLMVDKIIGKAEVVVKGLGEGLKNIKGLAGGAILGNGRIGLIIDTEGLFELAQER